The Colletotrichum destructivum chromosome 7, complete sequence genome contains the following window.
ATGATTCCAATGTCACAATAACTTGCCGGCCTTAGCTTGGAAGTGCCGGAATCTCATCAATACATTGGATTCGGCTTAATCTTGCAAATCAGAGAGACATGGTTGTCGACACTGCAATCACTCCTGGATCGGACCCGGCGACCCTCGGGAACGAGAAAACAACCGCAAAATCATAACAACAAAACCCGAACCGGCCGGTTTTCACTCTCCGGGATACCATCCTGGGACTGAATCACAAGCAGTAGTGAAGGCCCCTCCGCGTCAACCCTTATCACTAGACAACGCCGGCCTTCAACCGTTCTTACGAGTTTCTTAACGACCATGATTGCGTCGCCGAGAGTCTGGGCGACGTCTACGAAGCTGTGCTGGCCGAGTTCAAGTGCGGTCCTTCCCTGGGACAAATTACCGGCAAAGTCGTCTGCGCTTAAGTCCTAACCCCCAAGCTGTACAAGGGGATTCTCTAACGTCTCGTTTTCACCGACCCAGCCTGGGCCTCTCTTCACGAGGTCAATGGCAAGCATGACCTCTCCTACGGGATAATTGTCTGCGATAAGGCTCGTATCAACCTTCTCAAAATCCAACAGTCTTCCAACCCCCGAGGAAAATCATTCCAACATATACCAGGCTCTggggcctcgtcgaccgctgGATTGAGCTTGCCACAGAGGGAAACCctcgtcttctgcttcttctcgaaaGCGGCTCGGCTGCTTTTGGCGCCGGTATTGTACCCATTCCTATAGCTCTCGCCACCGCGAGGCACATACTCTCTGTCTACGCCGAATACGAACGAAAGTTAGGGGATCTAAGACGAGCAGCTGGACGCTTTCCTGAAACATAAGCTTCCAAAGACTCACTTTGCAGGTCAAGGATCCTCTCACCATGGATGACCTGAAACTTTCGAAGCGCGTCAGGCAGCCGGAGCGAGAGAAGGAGATTTTGCGGTCGGAGCCAAATGGCCTCAGGACGGCCACCATGGAATGCAAATATCAGCGCCGCGAGGCTTGGCATAGCATTGTCACTGACTACAATGATCGTCAGcggaaagaggagaaggacctCGTTCCGACGGAAATATTGTGCGGCTTCTAAGAATGGGGTACAGAAGGTAGAAACCGGGAGACAAACCGGAAGTCAAACTCGGGAATGAGAGCAGTTGTAATCATTTCGGTGATCTTGGGGCTTGATAGCTGTCGGTGAACATGAAAAGGGGATCCCTTTCGCTAAATACAAACTTGTGTGTCGCCCAAGTCTTTGACTTGGAACCCGGAAGCAACACCAAGTTGGAGTCGTCAACTATCGGCCGGGATATGAGACGATCATGTCAAGTGTATCCTTTCACCAGCTTGTCTTCGAGGCTAAGCAATGAAATTTTGATGAACTGACTAATCTTTTGATTGACGAGATGAAGAGACAATAGTCCGATTTTGGCCGCCCCGGGATATCAAGCGCTGGATAACCATTACCGTTATTAGGAACCTTCCACATAGAACTCCAGCAGCACTTTTTAACTGTCAAGAACCGCGCCTTCCGCCCCCTCAGATGCCCAACTTTGTCGTCTGTGACCAGACCGGCAGCAGCACGAACAGCAACACGCTCAAGCTCGAAAAGACGGCGCCTCCGACCATGGCCTGAAGCACGATCTTGTGCTGCAGCCGCCGGAGGTGGACGTCCTTGACCCGGATCTTGCGGTCAAAGATCATCATCCGCGAGAGGAACTTCATGAGCCCCGTGCGCTGCGACAGGAGCGAGGCGCTGTCGTCGAAGCGCTCCCAGGGAAGGGGCTGGCGCCTCGTGAAgaggagcaggaagaagcaGCTACCGCGCAGGCCCGACAGGATGAGGGACATGCCGACGAACCAGAGGGGCCAGGGTGCGAAGGCGTTCCATCGGCTGTGGGCGCCCATGAACGGCACGAAAGCACGGAGGAGGACGCAGAGGAAGCCGGCGATGGTGAGGACGATACCCATGCTGGTGGCCATGCAAAGCGTCTCAAAGGTGCCGTTGGAGACGCCGAGTCTCACGAAGTTGCGATGCGAGCAGTTCTTGAGCAGGCCGTAGACGTGGTCGGCGATGGGCTTGAGGTGGGCCGGGTCGGACGAGTGctggaggtcgaggagggcctggTCGCGCAGCGCGGGCGGGATGTTGAGCTCCTTCTCCGACCCGGGCAGGAGAAAGTTCTTGACGACGGCATTGAGCTCGGCGCGGTATGCGGAATTCGGGGCAATGCGGGCCGGGATGACGTTGGGGGCGCTGTTGGAGCAGACGGGCTTCGCGCAGGCGTTGGCCCATGACCTGATGCGGTCGCGACCGGTCGGACCGACTCTACTGTTGGGCTGGCAGGCGGATTCCGGGGCGATGAGGTGCACGATGTTGTTCATGGTCTCGTCGGCTTGCAAAATTGTTAGTTCGTGTTATCAACGGCAAGGTGATCAATGTCAATGTGGCGGGCGGCTTACCTGCATCGGGATCACATTCGAACTCGGACATTTGGATAGATGGGAGCTTAAGGGCGGCTGTGTCGATGGCGCTGTCCGTCAAGCTATTCCTAGATGAGGTTGACTTCTCGACTTCCTTCTCGCCGAGGGAGAAGTTATTGAGGCTTCCTGTCTTTGCGTATGACGCTTGGTAGTTGCGGAACCTGGGTCCCACCATCAGCTTTGGTTGGGTTTGGAATCAAGGTGCAAGGCAACTCACCAAACGAAAAACTCGAGGTTCTCAGGGGAGAACTCGATGTACTTGAGATACATGTAAAAGTCATACAGTGACATGGGAGAGCCTAATGGTCCAGAGTGTCAGTTTCGTTCGTCGTAGCAAGATGGGAGTTACTCGAGCGTGGTGTTCTTTCTTGGGTGCACTTACATGTCTCGTTCGCGAGAACCTTTTCCAAACTCAACCGTGCCGGGATGGGACTCTTGTCTCGTCCGTCCCTGCTCAAGGGCCTGCTTCCAGACCTGATAGCGGCAGCATACTCTTTGAAATCCCGATACTCGGGCTTCTTGTACCAGATCAACCACTCGGGGAAGTGGAGGGTGAACTTGGACGGCTTGGTCGTTTGACTTTCGGtatcatcctcctcccttcTCGTATTTCTTTCTTTGATTACGTCCATGTCAAGCAGAACTTCGTGTTGGAGTTACAGCCTCTGGTGTGCAACTTGTGTGGAAAAAAAAGAGCGAGCAAGACAGTGACGATGCAGGTCTTGTCAGGAACGTTCGTCCCAGTCATATATCAAGTGCCAGTCTACTTAGCGCCCCCTGTTTGCATGtgccgcggcggcgctcgaTGCAGCAGATGAGGCTGGACCCGGGGCCGCAGGATTGTCCGTGTGAACGACCCTCACcccttgacgaggccgagtgCTAGCTCCACGGCTCCAAGTCGAGTGAAGGAGCAACCTCGAACGGGATGATGGATTTGGTGGATCCTGGTTAGACCCGTCCGAGTCCTCCGCAGAAAGCCCCAATCTGTTCGTTCATCAGCCATGTCTCATGACGGTCGACGAATGACATGCCGAAGGGAGGGAAACGCCATGGCTCTTCGCAGAGAGCAAGTTTGCGCTATTGTGTCCAAACATGGGATCCTCGAGGTGGAGAGGGGTTCGGACGGAGCGGCAAACCAACCGGATCCAGAATCCAGAGAGACAAGTCAAAGCGGCGTTTTTCAAAGGCACCTTTCTCTAGCTCGGCAGTCGGTGTCTCGCACTACGCCGCGTTGGGCTGAAGAATGACTGCACTTGTGGATGAAATTCGCAGCCGGCGTCGATGTATCATGGGCAAGTAGACTGGATTTTCAGACGAAGAAAGACGCACGCCAACGAAGGCCAAtttgaaggggggggtggggcGTGATCCTCGGGCCAAGCAtcggatgcggatgcggatgtGGCGAGACAGGCCAGCCGCAGCGTTTGGTTCCTCTGTCGCGACGTCTTGTTCATCGCGTTCTGCTTTTGTCCGTGtctggggggaggggaaggggagcgACTGGGCCGATCAGAATCTTGTTTGTCTCGCGCTctcgcctcctcgacgacaaaCAAAGAAGGCCCCCAATCGGCTGCACGTAATAGGTCACGTCGAGCTTTGCCGGCCCGAAGTTCTGAGTTCGAGACTCAGCCGAAGATGGGTGAGTTCTGGTCATGGTCAAAGGCTGGGTAGATGAGCGGGACAAGATATTGGGTTCCATTCGTGATTGAGTCTGTTTCCGCCATCTTTCTAGGCACGTTTGATCCGGCTGACGACTCGCAACTCTTCCAAAACGACGATActgatgacgaagaagccgcGAGGCCCATCCTGCTGGAttggggaaccagcgggcAGTGTGTTTGACAGATCGGGCCTGATGATTAATCCCTTTAGTGTGCTGCTTCGGCCGCGGGTTCCAGCAAAGGACTGCACTTAGGAAAACTGAGGAGCTGTCCTGGGGCTAGATGCGGTGCCGTGATGTGGAGAGACGCTATCAAAGTCAACACGTGGGAAGAAGACGCAAATGGCGGATGGACGCAGGGATGCGGAGGCGGTGGAAGCGGAAgcggaaggcgaggaggagattTGGGGATGAACCTGCGCAAGGgcccgccccgccgccgacttagcctttttgttttgttttcctTTATTTTTAAACAGGCTTTCAGCTTGTATCCGAAGGGGCAATCTGATTGCATAAATGACGGGACACGCACTTGGCCTGCATATCTTGCATAACTTACACAAACATAGGTCCATGTCTACGTCCGCGTCTTTGTCCTGTCATGCATCAACTGCATCGAGATGCCCTCTGCCGTGTCCAAGCGCGCACCCTTCAACTGACAACTGCGGTTGCAGCTGCAAATGCAACTGTCCATGTTTGTGCGTGCATTCGCATTCTCTTTCTCGCAaaaagagagggggaagagggtcAATCACAATCATTCGCACAGCACATCCTAGGTACCAACAACACTCCGCACCATGACCTGTCATTGGCCAAGCGCGGCTCGTTGCTCACATTAGCTGCTCGAATCAGGCATCCAGTTCACTGGACTGGCCCCAACGCCATCTGTCCGCCACCTTCACAGTCGCTGTCACCGTCCACCGTCCATCCCATGGGTactcttccctcccttctcccacCTGGCCCGAGCAAGCTGCAAAAAATGTTTGTTGCTCCGCCGATCAGAGCAAACAGAGATTAGCTCCGGCCTGAGACATGCAGCTATCGTACGAGCAAGACACAAATTATCGATTGCGCCGAGCTGAGCTGGGGCCAACTGTTTGCTCTTTCCTCCCACAATATTAACTGGCAGCAAGCCTGATCAGTGGTTTTTGCCTATCGTTCTATGTCAGTGTCCTACACTGACTCACCTAGTTACACTCTCCTACTACCCACTGACTGGCCCACTCGCCCGCTCGCTCACTACCAGCGACCTAGTCCAGGCACCTCGCCTGAGGAATGACACCACTTCCGGCTGCTAGCCTCTCACTTCCAACGTACAGGCGGCGTTGGAGACCAACAAAGGCCCGAGTGTCAATCTAGCTCGAACCCTCCCGCTTTATTCATGGCGACCCGGCCATCGGCATGTCGCCGATCCGGGTGCACCGGCTCATATGTCTGCATACGCGTCGCGGTGACCGCTCTGTCACTCGACACTTTGCGCGAGCAAACGGCGCTGCGACGCCTTGGCTCTTCCAGTCTCCCGTTGTGCTACCAAGTCAGGCTAGTGCACTTCTGGCAACCCGAATCAACCGTCTTCTCGTATCAGCGgttgacggcgccggcggtggcggtgggaTAGAATGCCGCGGAATGGGCGCTGCCAAACTGACCCGAATTCTTCAAATTACGGAGATTCTCTGTGCCTTTTGGGCCCTTTTCTTTCTACGGTGGCTGAAGTTGAAGCCCGGATGCTTTGCCGAATCCATCCGGTAATTCATCTGTCAGTCGTCGCTGCATGCGGGATGGCGTCCGCCTGGCGGCGTTTCGAGAGACACTTGCTTGTTTCCGTCATCGGGATATTGTAATCACTGCGACGCAAACAgccaccgacgccggcatGTCATCCACTCCTTCATCCCTCACGTAGCCTCTGGGGTTGGACAAGTCCTCGGGGGTGGCTGGAGCCCCGAGCCTAACATCGGTGGAAAGTTTCCCTCTTCGGCCTTGGTTGGTGTCTCGTAAGCCACCGTCGATGCAAGCGCGCAAGCAAGACACCCCGGATCTCCAAGCCATCGAGACCGGGATTACCATCTTGACAACGGGTCCTTTATATTGGCTATCCCGAGATCGCGATCGATGGTTCCGCCTCTCTTTCTGTCCGGAACTTGTGTGATGAGCACGAATCCATTTTGATTGATGACATCCCTAGGAGTCTGAAAGACCGCATGCGTCCGTCTGGACAGTGAGCTCAAACCCGAAGATCGGGTCAGCTGTTGTGACATTGAACCCTCTAGCCTAAAATCAAACCGCGCTCAAAAGACAATACAGCTCTAGACCCCAGCCCATTTCCAATGGAATACTGGCCATGGGACAATGGAAGGAAGGGTCGACGGGGAAAGCATGTCTTGGCATCGATTCTTGAATGGATCCACCAGTGTGAATACAATGGCAGCCGTCATCAGGGAGAAGCGATAGAACAACATTGCTTCTGACGGCACATTCCAGAAACATAGCTATGTTGTATCTCATGACTTCTGCTTTCCTATTCACCATGTCATTTCGTGCCCATGTCAGTCTCCGCATTCTAGAACTGTCTGCCCCGATTAGTCCGGCTAGCCGTACCGGTTGGTGTCTGCTCCTGGACCCGGCACGGCAGACTGTGATCCCACTCCCAATCTTCCGTGCGGGCCAAATCGGGCGGGATGCTGCCAGTGGGGTTCGGCCCCTACAATCGCGTGCACTATGATCTCAATCACGAGATCACAAAAAGATCGGAGACCGTTTCGGCGGTTGCTCTTTACGACGTCGTATTTCCCCGTATTTTGATTACTTGGCGGTGACCGACGGCCCTTCTGGGAAGGGCTTGGCCCGTCGATTCCTTGGCCTGATGGAGCATGATGAACTCCATCGCGGCAGACACCTTCCCGATTCAACATCACGAACCGGGTGTCATTGGGCATTTAAGCTGCCATGCGGCGCTCACCAGTAACATCGGTCCTCTTTGGATCTCAACGTCGGCTGCAACATCATGAGACTCAACCCATTAGTTTCTGGTACCGCAGGGCTGGCGATGGTGTCGCTGGCGACCGCGCAGGAGAAGTGCGGCAGCGAGGAACCGGCCCCCGAAGCTTACAAAGCCGCTGTGGCTTTGCGCGCCGCGCAACGCGCCGAAGGCATCTCGGCTGGGTTTCTCAGCAAGCGCGAGGAGGGACTGCTCATCACGACGTACCtgcacgtcgtcgaggatgaggcGCATCGGGGATTTGTAACGAACACGATGATCAATGACCAGGTACATCCCAGCCCACGGCCAATACCACAGTCTCCAAGGGGGTGTAATACAACCCAGTGGGTTCGCGTGCGCGACACTGACCGCCGAGCAGATGAGAGTCCTCAACGAGACCTTCGCCCCGCACAACATCCAATTCGTAGTCAAGAACCTCACCCACACCGTCAACGACGCCTGGACGCGCCAGGCCCGCATCAaagagaaggccgaggccctccgcCAGGGCGCCTACGACGAGCTCAACATCTACTTCGAGACGGGCCTCATGACGAACCCCAACTCCGCCACCGGCGTCGGCAGCTTCCCCGTCGAGGACCCCTGGAATACGGGCATCAACGGCACCTCGTGGTATACCTACGACGGCTGCCACGTCAGCGTCGGCACCATGCCCGGCGGGCCCGGCGTCCCCTGGGACCCGGAGGACAACCAGGGCAAGACGGCGACGCACGAGGTCGGGCACTGGTTTGGGTTATTCCACGTCTTTGACGGATTCGACTGCTACGGCGAGGGGGATCTAATCGACGATACGCCCGCGACCATTGTCGCTACGGTCGGGTGCCCGGAGACTCAGGATTCGTGTCCTGATCACCCTGGGCTGGATCCGATCCACAACTATATGGACTACACGAAACACGCATGGTAAGTTGAAAGGATGTGGTGGTGGGCTACTTGCAGTCTTACTAACGAGGAGGCAGTATTTCCGAGTTTACGCCTCTTCAGGAGGAGCGAATGTACCGTTCTTTCAACACGTTAAGACGGGGGAGATGAAAACGCTTCCCACCTTCCAAGCTCTCTAAATGTAGATTAGTCTCCCTCACTATCCCGCACCACCCAGTTGTGCTGCCTAGAGCCCTTCACTCGTCTTGACAACCCTATCGCGAGAGGTCAATCCCTGGTAGGAGCGGAATGGGACCGACCTCATCGACAAAAAGGAGAACAGAAATGGCGCGTCGTTATTCCAGGGGTACAGAGACGGGAACAGGGGTCATCACTAGACCATAAGCTCTCCCCCAACGAGACCAACATTGCCCAGTATCCTAGGGCATAAGAACCTGCAATCCTTCCAATTTCATCTTTCCGGGCATATTGACGCCCTTAGTAGCTGCCAGTGGGATTCCGCAAGAAAAATTCGCATCGATTATGCCAACCCGGAGCCATGAGCAGCTATAATCCCGGTTTCTCCATCCAAGCAGAAGTTGACCATTCAGGCGGCCTTCGCGCTTATTTACATGCTGAGCCTTGCCATGTACATGCTGAGGCAGATGCTGCCCGGAAAAGAGATGGAACTTTGCGGACTGCTGTGTCAGGCGGCCGCCGAAGCCAAGGGCTTGGGGTTAATAATCATTTTGTCGACGGTGTACTGGGGTCTTTGCATGCCTATGTTTGTTTTTCCAGTGAGGAAGTTGACAGAGGTTATGTTAGTAAATCCATGAGGCATTCCAGTGGAGATTGTGTCAAGCCGTTCGGGGAGTGGAGGGTTTGATCGTGCATATATTCATGCTAGGTTCGACAAGGAACAAGTATCAGTAACACCAGGGGAACTCGGACAGTATTTCGTCGTGGCCACGTGGGTTCCGGTACTGTTGAACACGGGTTATATCCTTCACGCCAAATAGCCCTTCTTGACGCTGTTCCACTTGGTGCCGATATCAATCGCACATTTGAGGCCGAAGATGATTTTACCTCACTGCTTTCGAGGCTGTGGATAGCAGTGCAGCAAGACGATGATTTGAAAACCAGGGACCGCCCCTCCTTGACAAGTATGTACTTTCGCGGGGTGTCTTTTTTGACGTTACCAATCCCTGAACTCGCTTCATTGAAGCAAAATACTCACATTAATCATACCTTTACCggacgagatgaagatcaAACATCGGGGGTTGTAGTGTAGACGGCGTTTGTAACGATGAAGAGGAGTAAATTGAAACTAAACTAAAGCAAAAGGTCTCTGAGGAGGACGAGTCATTAGGACATGTGCTCACGAGAAGAGGCACAGATGTTACTCAAATTGAAGACACGCTGGAGACCTACCTATGTTCCGGTAAGGGAGAGAAGCGACAGGTGGGCGACATCTTTTAAGATAGCAAACTTGTTGCTGGGGACGCCCTATGAAGACACAATGTGGCACATTTTCTCTACACTGCTGTTGATGTCGCCCCCAAAGCGACTGGAAGCATGGCATCGACCAAAGTGAATCCATGACCAACGGCGCTGTCCGATCTTTCTTATCTTATCGCCGAACCGGCACGCGTTCCGACTCTCTTGGGATCCTGAGCCGGCACGGCCCGGAACTCGGGGGCGGTGGATCACCGACCGCCGAAACCGGCCGGCAAGACGGAAAAGTCACCGCTGGAAGCTCTGTGCCAATTTATGGTGACTGCCTGCGAGAAAGAAAATCCAGGACACAAATTTGTGAGTAGCAAGTCCTCGCGAATCATCGACTGGCTTCAAACGTGGCGTCATTCCATATGCACATATGTATTTACAACATAGAAATACGAACAATTCACTTGAGGCGTGCTCTCTTGTCCTCCTTTTTGCCCAGAAAGGCCAAGGTGCCCTCCCACGGAAATTTTTCAACTGGGGCACTGAGGCCAATGAGAGAATTTCATTACATATGGCGGGCATCGGCTCCGGCAGAGTCCGTATCCGGCTTAGACGCTGACTCGATAGTTTTCCGCTGCGTCTGTCGCTTGCTTATTGACTCAATGGGCAAGGAGATCAAATCCTGCATGTTTTGCATCCTCGCAGCGTCTCCGTCCTATTCCCGACACCCAACGTTCGGCCCGCGAAAAGCAAACACAACGCGCGCCAGACACCCGGTCAGTCTTGTGAGAGGAAAGAAAGTTTGCCTCTCCGGTTCCTAGCCAACACCCACGACCGCCAGTCAACAGCAGTACGGGCACCTTTGTGAATGGGCCTTTTCCCCCGCTCTGTCACCAGACTCCGAATTGGTGAGCCAAAACGGGCGGAAcaacgccgtcg
Protein-coding sequences here:
- a CDS encoding Putative RGS domain superfamily, RGS, subdomain 2 protein, giving the protein MDVIKERNTRREEDDTESQTTKPSKFTLHFPEWLIWYKKPEYRDFKEYAAAIRSGSRPLSRDGRDKSPIPARLSLEKVLANETCSPMSLYDFYMYLKYIEFSPENLEFFVWFRNYQASYAKTGSLNNFSLGEKEVEKSTSSRNSLTDSAIDTAALKLPSIQMSEFECDPDAADETMNNIVHLIAPESACQPNSRVGPTGRDRIRSWANACAKPVCSNSAPNVIPARIAPNSAYRAELNAVVKNFLLPGSEKELNIPPALRDQALLDLQHSSDPAHLKPIADHVYGLLKNCSHRNFVRLGVSNGTFETLCMATSMGIVLTIAGFLCVLLRAFVPFMGAHSRWNAFAPWPLWFVGMSLILSGLRGSCFFLLLFTRRQPLPWERFDDSASLLSQRTGLMKFLSRMMIFDRKIRVKDVHLRRLQHKIVLQAMVGGAVFSSLSVLLFVLLPVWSQTTKLGI
- a CDS encoding Putative peptidase M43, pregnancy-associated plasma-A — translated: MRLNPLVSGTAGLAMVSLATAQEKCGSEEPAPEAYKAAVALRAAQRAEGISAGFLSKREEGLLITTYLHVVEDEAHRGFVTNTMINDQMRVLNETFAPHNIQFVVKNLTHTVNDAWTRQARIKEKAEALRQGAYDELNIYFETGLMTNPNSATGVGSFPVEDPWNTGINGTSWYTYDGCHVSVGTMPGGPGVPWDPEDNQGKTATHEVGHWFGLFHVFDGFDCYGEGDLIDDTPATIVATVGCPETQDSCPDHPGLDPIHNYMDYTKHACISEFTPLQEERMYRSFNTLRRGR